A section of the Brachyhypopomus gauderio isolate BG-103 chromosome 13, BGAUD_0.2, whole genome shotgun sequence genome encodes:
- the efna1b gene encoding ephrin-A1b: MDFLWLVCFVVSVGAWCASAERHSVYWNSTNPDFRWDDFIVQVRINDYLDIICPHYKRGEVLAQEAERYVLYMVEREDYQACKALSFDQLRWECSRPFAPHAPEKFSEKFQRFTPFTLGKEFRPGESYYYISKPLHHHGQECLRMRVDVVGPHGSKNHNKEKEEETEGKSDGTNAGGVHNPSNRLPADDPIAMVPVVQRSVGSSANAAMATPASVLVTLFSVTSLLLLRRD; this comes from the exons ATGGATTTTCTGTGGCTGGTGTGTTTTGTGGTGAGCGTCGGTGCTTGGTGCGCGTCGGCGGAGCGACACAGCGTGTACTGGAACAGCACCAACCCGGA CTTCAGGTGGGACGACTTCATCGTCCAGGTGCGCATCAACGACTACCTGGACATCATCTGCCCGCACTACAAGCGCGGGGAGGTGTTGGCCCAGGAGGCGGAGCGCTACGTCCTCTACATGGTGGAGCGGGAGGACTACCAGGCCTGTAAGGCGCTGTCCTTCGACCAGCTGCGCTGGGAGTGCTCGCGGCCGTTCGCCCCCCACGCACCCGAGAAGTTCTCCGAGAAGTTCCAGCGCTTCACGCCCTTCACCCTGGGCAAGGAATTCCGCCCAGGAGAGAGCTACTACTACATCT CAAAGCCCCTGCACCACCATGGCCAGGAGTGTCTCCGGATGAGGGTGGACGTGGTGGGACCTCACG GCTCCAAGAACCACAacaaggagaaggaggaggagacggAGGGTAAGAGTGACGGGACGAACGCAGGAGGAGTGCACAACCCGTCAAACAGGCTTCCAGCAG ACGACCCCATCGCCATGGTCCCCGTCGTGCAGAGGAGCGTGGGCAGCTCGGCCAACGCCGCCATGGCGACTCCCGCCTCCGTCCTCGTCACGCTGTTCTCCGTCACTTCTCTCCTGCTTCTACGTCGAGACTGA
- the slc50a1 gene encoding sugar transporter SWEET1 yields the protein MDFLQILSWACIVFTVGMFCTGLTDLEKMRATQSADNVQFLPFLTTCLNNLGWLYYGLLKQDGTVMLVNVIGACLQSLYILTYFRYAKEKRRVFVQTMSLVCVLAVSWVYFSAIVPRGDAQLSQLGLACSVFTVSMYLSPLADLVEIVRTRSVERLSYPLTIATFLTSTSWTLYGLQLQDYYIMVPNTPGIVTSLIRFLLFWKFGAAGRDSLPYKLIQT from the exons ATGGATTTTCTGCAGATACTATCATGGGCGTGTATCGTCTTTACCGTCGGAATGTTCTGCACAGGACT GACCGACTTGGAGAAAATGCGAGCCACTCAGAGTGCAGATAACGTCCAGTTCCTGCCCTTTCTTACAACATGCTTGAA CAATCTAGGTTGGCTGTATTATGGCTTGTTAAAGCAGGATGGCACAGTGATGCTGGTTAATGTGATTGGAGCCTGCTTACAGAGCCTGTACATCCTCACCTACTTCCGCTACGCCAAAGAGAAG AGGCGTGTGTTCGTGCAGACGATGtcgctggtgtgtgtgctggccgTGTCCTGGGTGTATTTCAGCGCTATCGTCCCTCGTGGAGACGCCCAGCTGTCCCAGCTCGGTCTGGCCTGCAGTGTCTTCACCGTCAGCATGTACTTGTCTCCGCTCGCTGACCTG GTGGAGATAGTGCGCACGCGCTCAGTGGAGCGCTTGTCTTACCCTCTCACCATCGCCACCTTCCTTACTTCAACCTCCTGGACCTTGTATGGACTTCAACTGCAGGACTACTACATTATG GTGCCCAACACCCCAGGCATCGTAACCAGTCTCATTAGGTTCTTGCTGTTCTGGAAGTTTGGAGCCGCAGGTCGAGACAGCCTGCCATATAAGCTCATCCAGACCTGA